One genomic window of Gossypium hirsutum isolate 1008001.06 chromosome D11, Gossypium_hirsutum_v2.1, whole genome shotgun sequence includes the following:
- the LOC107946194 gene encoding arabinogalactan protein 13, translating into MAPHPLLLVSISYSSLFATKFTERLHQQMEALRMRLFLAMMVVLMAMSAVQYVAAADAPAPTPTSDATAFVPTAFASLVALAFGLLF; encoded by the coding sequence ATGGCACCCCACCCATTACTGCTTGTCTCAATTTCATACTCCTCACTTTTTGCAACAAAATTCACGGAGAGACTACACCAACAAATGGAGGCATTGAGGATGAGACTATTTTTGGCCATGATGGTGGTGTTGATGGCCATGTCGGCGGTCCAATATGTTGCGGCAGCTGATGCACCGGCCCCTACTCCTACCTCAGATGCCACCGCATTCGTGCCGACGGCGTTTGCTTCCCTTGTCGCTCTTGCGTTTGGTCTCCTCTTTTAA